A window of the Cytophagaceae bacterium genome harbors these coding sequences:
- a CDS encoding 1-acyl-sn-glycerol-3-phosphate acyltransferase — protein MLRKIINAFLSIIAYTFIYSFTAIVVLITIVLITLDQKSILNALLKLWSKVIFLILGKNIKITGAEHIHRGDKYILIANHTSIFDIPAIMSYFPDIAWFGKEYLLRIPLFGRALKMLGFIPVRTSGLRNAKDILNQVSGQTAGKSIAIFPEGTRTVDGALLPFYKGFIRVMQASKMDIIPVTLNGFFELKPKTTWIIDFGAEPEIVIHERIKYKTLINKPDEEIIDLTRRCIASGLNQTYKPL, from the coding sequence ATGCTCAGGAAAATAATCAATGCATTTCTTTCGATTATTGCCTATACTTTCATCTATTCCTTTACGGCCATCGTCGTGTTGATTACGATTGTGCTCATTACGCTCGATCAAAAAAGCATCCTGAACGCCCTGCTAAAGCTTTGGTCAAAAGTCATTTTCCTGATTTTGGGAAAAAACATCAAAATAACAGGAGCAGAGCATATTCACAGAGGCGACAAATACATCCTGATCGCCAACCATACCAGCATTTTCGACATTCCGGCTATCATGTCGTATTTCCCTGACATCGCCTGGTTTGGCAAAGAATATCTGCTCAGGATTCCGCTGTTTGGCCGTGCCCTCAAAATGCTCGGGTTCATACCCGTGCGTACCTCAGGCCTGCGAAACGCCAAAGATATCCTCAATCAGGTGAGCGGACAGACAGCAGGCAAATCCATCGCCATCTTTCCCGAAGGCACACGCACGGTGGATGGTGCTTTGTTGCCGTTTTACAAGGGATTTATCAGAGTTATGCAGGCTTCCAAAATGGACATCATACCGGTGACACTTAACGGTTTTTTTGAGCTAAAACCCAAAACCACCTGGATCATAGACTTCGGTGCGGAGCCCGAGATCGTGATTCATGAACGGATAAAATACAAGACATTAATAAATAAACCAGACGAAGAGATCATCGACCTAACCCGCCGGTGCATCGCTTCGGGATTAAACCAAACCTATAAACCCCTATGA